In Brevibacterium zhoupengii, the following are encoded in one genomic region:
- a CDS encoding ABC transporter permease — protein MSFNEQRSLAFPPKGFSLRWFENFFSDAQWIGGFLNSVQIALLTAVLATVLGTLAAYGLSKVRGIRESIGRNFLVIPMIIPSVIFGVGLYSLFLRLGLVGTLPGFLIAHTALAVPYVVVTVGSTLAAYNVSLERAAWVCGANKFRAFIGVTVPMLMPGILSGAFFAFITSFDEVVVSMFISSPYLQTLPVTMFAGMQREVDPTIAAAATLIMITTTAAAIGGILSQHLKRKRT, from the coding sequence ATGAGCTTCAACGAACAGCGATCACTGGCGTTCCCTCCCAAGGGCTTCTCATTGCGATGGTTCGAAAACTTCTTCAGCGACGCACAGTGGATCGGAGGCTTCCTCAACTCTGTGCAGATTGCGCTGCTGACAGCTGTCTTGGCAACAGTACTGGGAACGCTGGCGGCCTACGGACTTTCTAAGGTACGGGGCATCAGGGAATCCATTGGGCGCAACTTCCTCGTCATTCCTATGATCATTCCGTCCGTCATCTTCGGCGTAGGTCTCTACAGCCTGTTCCTCAGACTCGGTCTGGTCGGAACGCTGCCTGGATTCCTCATTGCCCACACCGCACTGGCTGTCCCCTATGTTGTTGTGACGGTGGGATCAACTTTGGCTGCATACAACGTGTCACTCGAAAGAGCAGCTTGGGTTTGCGGAGCCAATAAATTCCGGGCATTCATCGGCGTCACCGTTCCTATGCTGATGCCGGGCATTCTCTCCGGAGCATTCTTCGCGTTCATCACCTCGTTCGATGAAGTGGTGGTGTCAATGTTCATCTCAAGCCCGTACCTGCAGACGCTGCCCGTAACGATGTTCGCCGGGATGCAGCGTGAAGTCGATCCGACGATTGCCGCCGCAGCAACTCTCATCATGATCACCACGACCGCTGCCGCCATCGGCGGAATTCTGTCTCAACACCTCAAGAGGAAACGCACATGA
- a CDS encoding ABC transporter ATP-binding protein → MSTQVIGAALSLRDISKRFGSVTAAADVNLDVEPGEFISLLGPSGSGKTTTLNMIAGFEEPSGGRIMINDKDITDIPIHRRNIGMVFQGYALFPHMTVEKNVEYPLKQHGFDKGERKQATDEALAKVSLAKYRDRMPGQLSGGQQQRVALARAIAYKPPLLLMDEPLSALDKALREGLQTEIRRIHRDLGTTVVYVTHDQDEAMALSDRIVVFNEGRIQQIGTPNELYKNPSNEFVSRFLGESIHLDGLIEEQRGGREFVRDDFRLPTEVDHHGRAQLMIRPENVELISASNSGQSGPTVEASIIDKVYVGHSVKYMVSCRGGGGVVRSRVNDLEDFAIGQEVLLTWEADRSRILPLAASTKNEGKS, encoded by the coding sequence ATGAGCACACAAGTCATCGGTGCAGCGCTGAGTCTTCGCGACATCAGCAAACGATTCGGATCCGTCACTGCTGCTGCGGACGTCAACCTCGACGTCGAGCCAGGAGAGTTCATCTCCCTACTGGGACCCAGCGGTTCCGGCAAGACGACGACGCTCAACATGATCGCAGGGTTCGAAGAGCCCAGCGGCGGTCGAATCATGATCAACGACAAAGACATCACCGATATCCCCATCCATCGCCGCAACATCGGCATGGTGTTCCAGGGATATGCCCTGTTCCCGCATATGACTGTGGAGAAGAACGTCGAATACCCGCTTAAGCAACATGGGTTCGACAAGGGCGAAAGGAAGCAGGCCACCGACGAGGCGCTGGCAAAGGTCTCCCTCGCGAAGTACCGAGATCGGATGCCGGGGCAGCTGTCCGGAGGTCAGCAGCAACGTGTCGCACTTGCGCGCGCGATCGCCTACAAGCCGCCACTGTTGTTGATGGACGAGCCCTTGAGCGCGCTCGACAAGGCGCTGCGTGAAGGTCTGCAGACAGAGATTCGTCGAATTCACCGGGATCTGGGCACCACGGTCGTCTACGTGACTCACGATCAAGATGAAGCAATGGCACTGTCCGATCGCATCGTGGTGTTCAATGAGGGGCGGATTCAGCAGATCGGGACACCCAACGAGTTGTATAAGAACCCGAGCAATGAGTTCGTATCGCGATTCCTCGGTGAATCAATCCACCTCGATGGATTGATCGAAGAGCAGAGAGGCGGCCGCGAATTCGTCAGAGACGACTTCCGCTTGCCCACTGAGGTCGATCATCATGGTCGTGCACAGTTGATGATTCGACCAGAAAATGTCGAGCTCATCAGCGCTTCGAATTCTGGGCAGTCAGGACCCACCGTAGAGGCATCGATCATCGACAAGGTGTACGTGGGGCATTCGGTGAAGTATATGGTTTCCTGCCGAGGCGGTGGCGGCGTAGTTCGATCACGGGTGAACGACCTCGAGGACTTTGCCATTGGTCAGGAAGTCCTCCTGACATGGGAAGCTGATCGGTCTCGCATCCTACCGTTGGCTGCTTCGACGAAGAACGAGGGAAAATCATGA
- a CDS encoding NAD(P)/FAD-dependent oxidoreductase, producing the protein MKNGHLSHWLDSTRDLSRTRQRIEGSTQADVVIIGGGYTGLWTAYWTKKQDPSLDVVVLEKEFVGYGASGRNGGWISGKTVGLRRNLLSESVNAEQVLEIERTCHQAVFEIDDLMAAEGKDIDAHRGGWMQIARSDSELARLRTHVGEDRSWGLTEDEISLLSAQETHDRIHVPGVQGAIYSPYSVKCNPAKLVYSLAELCEELGVKIYENSPVEEFSDGDCQTTRGHVRGSVVVLATEGYTSALPGRKRDQLPMVSSMVVTEQIPESQWESIGWSGYECVSGAQHIYFYAQRTADNRIAIGGRGVPYFWGSRFDTSGELDPGTTSQLAEILQGLFPTVPIKLAHSWRGVLGVPRDWSPFIDYSKPNRLVRVGGYAGQGVTASYVAGRTVAGLISEQDSALTESAWVRNMPRKWEAEPLRWIGSRSVQMMYKAADTIEHRRGGTDTSVFGRLADKISGR; encoded by the coding sequence ATGAAGAATGGACATCTGTCCCACTGGCTCGATTCCACCAGGGACCTCAGTCGAACTCGGCAGAGGATCGAAGGGTCCACTCAAGCGGACGTGGTCATCATCGGCGGCGGGTACACGGGACTGTGGACTGCCTATTGGACCAAGAAACAGGATCCGTCACTCGACGTCGTCGTGTTGGAGAAGGAGTTCGTCGGATACGGAGCCTCCGGGCGAAACGGCGGCTGGATCAGCGGAAAGACTGTCGGCCTGCGCCGAAATCTTCTGTCTGAGTCGGTCAATGCCGAACAGGTTTTAGAGATCGAGCGCACATGCCATCAGGCCGTCTTCGAAATCGACGATCTGATGGCCGCCGAAGGCAAAGACATTGACGCTCACCGGGGCGGGTGGATGCAGATCGCTCGCAGCGATAGCGAACTCGCACGATTACGAACCCATGTTGGCGAAGACCGGAGCTGGGGGTTGACCGAGGACGAGATCTCTCTGCTGAGTGCGCAAGAGACCCATGACAGAATCCATGTGCCTGGAGTGCAAGGCGCCATCTACAGCCCCTATTCGGTCAAATGCAATCCCGCGAAATTGGTGTACTCGCTCGCGGAACTATGCGAAGAGCTCGGAGTCAAGATCTATGAGAATTCTCCGGTAGAGGAGTTCTCCGATGGCGATTGTCAGACCACTCGTGGACACGTCCGTGGTTCAGTGGTCGTTCTCGCAACCGAGGGATACACTTCGGCGCTTCCCGGCAGGAAACGGGACCAGCTGCCGATGGTGTCGTCGATGGTTGTCACTGAGCAGATTCCTGAGTCGCAATGGGAATCCATCGGTTGGTCGGGCTACGAATGCGTCAGTGGCGCACAGCATATCTACTTCTATGCTCAGCGGACTGCCGACAATAGGATCGCGATCGGCGGGCGTGGAGTGCCATACTTCTGGGGATCGCGGTTCGATACGAGCGGGGAGCTCGATCCCGGGACGACATCCCAATTGGCAGAGATCCTGCAAGGATTGTTCCCGACGGTCCCCATCAAACTTGCGCACTCGTGGCGAGGGGTTTTGGGAGTGCCTCGTGACTGGTCGCCCTTCATTGACTATTCCAAGCCGAATCGACTGGTTCGAGTCGGAGGCTACGCTGGGCAGGGAGTGACGGCCTCGTACGTAGCTGGACGCACTGTGGCAGGACTCATCTCCGAGCAAGACTCTGCACTGACAGAATCGGCGTGGGTCCGAAACATGCCGCGGAAATGGGAAGCTGAACCATTGCGCTGGATTGGTTCCCGATCTGTCCAGATGATGTACAAGGCGGCAGACACGATCGAACATCGAAGGGGAGGGACGGACACCTCCGTGTTTGGTCGCTTGGCCGATAAGATCTCGGGTCGATAG
- a CDS encoding D-2-hydroxyacid dehydrogenase: MMLRVAVIDRSDGADSFLLGDLGSAVNVSEAEFAVQRLLPTELRQVHPDTSVVFVRAGYWKDVESLLEIASSLTWLHVNMTGIDHLPVDRLEAAGVILTNCSGVLDHAIAEFVLGGMLLWSKGLLRSALDTRERQTEYREPKANSELNALIIGTGNIGSECARVLRQAGVGRIVGIRRTPVPLPDFDAVLSGGALSDQIGQHDVIVSCLPASKATDGLIGSDVLRRLREESVFINVGRGSTVDHLALAEEMNARAKAVTVLDVTDPEPLPSDHPLWRCSNVVISPHMSGDTIGRHDAFATLFLENLRRYCAGEDLLNRVGQQPKTA, translated from the coding sequence ATGATGTTGCGAGTTGCCGTCATCGACCGATCCGACGGCGCGGATTCTTTCCTACTGGGCGACCTGGGCTCGGCAGTAAACGTTTCGGAAGCCGAATTCGCGGTTCAGCGGTTGCTACCAACGGAACTTCGACAGGTTCATCCCGACACTTCGGTAGTGTTCGTGCGTGCCGGATATTGGAAAGACGTTGAGAGTCTTCTCGAAATTGCATCGTCGTTGACGTGGCTACACGTGAACATGACCGGTATCGACCACCTACCCGTGGACCGATTGGAAGCAGCAGGCGTCATTCTTACGAATTGCAGCGGAGTCCTCGACCATGCGATTGCGGAATTTGTCCTCGGCGGTATGCTCCTCTGGTCTAAGGGCTTGCTCCGTTCAGCTCTCGATACACGGGAGCGCCAAACAGAATATCGAGAGCCAAAAGCGAATTCCGAACTCAACGCTCTAATCATCGGAACAGGAAATATCGGGTCGGAGTGCGCGCGAGTGCTTCGACAGGCAGGTGTCGGGCGCATCGTCGGTATCCGTCGAACACCTGTTCCACTGCCTGACTTCGACGCGGTGCTCAGCGGGGGAGCGCTGTCGGATCAAATAGGTCAACACGATGTGATTGTGTCTTGCTTGCCGGCTAGCAAGGCAACCGATGGACTTATTGGGTCCGACGTGCTCAGACGACTGCGCGAAGAATCCGTCTTTATCAACGTCGGACGAGGATCAACGGTAGATCACTTGGCGTTGGCAGAAGAGATGAACGCTCGGGCTAAAGCTGTCACAGTATTAGACGTTACCGATCCCGAGCCACTTCCGTCGGATCATCCTTTGTGGCGTTGTTCCAATGTAGTGATTAGCCCACACATGTCCGGAGACACCATCGGCAGGCACGATGCCTTTGCGACTCTATTCTTGGAAAATCTGCGCCGCTACTGCGCTGGGGAGGACCTGCTCAATCGCGTAGGGCAACAGCCCAAAACAGCGTGA
- a CDS encoding phosphatase PAP2 family protein gives MAIVLARRNQSWRPIGFALATEAAFYLGVGSMKVLLARPSTTLHDPRFFQGGLLDVGNRGISFPSGHAAEAVLIYGAAVYLIAHYSNASRKLVHILTWVVVAISVNSVVVSFLLGWHWATDLIAGLIAGGLFLRILVECDRRLRRRAEQQETIALASR, from the coding sequence GTGGCGATTGTGCTTGCTCGCCGCAATCAGTCGTGGCGGCCCATTGGATTCGCTTTGGCGACCGAGGCAGCGTTCTACCTCGGCGTGGGCAGCATGAAGGTGCTGCTGGCTCGGCCGTCAACGACGTTGCACGATCCAAGGTTCTTCCAGGGAGGGCTCCTCGACGTCGGTAACCGCGGCATCAGCTTCCCCTCCGGTCATGCCGCCGAGGCGGTGCTCATCTATGGAGCGGCCGTCTACCTTATCGCCCACTACAGCAACGCATCCAGGAAGCTCGTGCACATCCTGACCTGGGTCGTGGTGGCCATCAGCGTCAACTCCGTGGTGGTCTCATTCCTCCTCGGTTGGCATTGGGCCACCGACCTCATCGCCGGACTCATCGCAGGCGGCCTGTTCCTGCGCATCCTGGTCGAGTGCGACAGACGTCTGCGCAGGCGAGCAGAACAGCAGGAGACCATCGCACTGGCCTCACGGTGA
- a CDS encoding acetamidase/formamidase family protein, producing the protein MDVVDFVPQRDQFVYTFGGAAPAATIRPGTALRLWSEDAFNNAITSRSDVPSSKLDPRFLNPQTGPFYIEGAAPGDTLAVHIVELTPARSWGASATIPFFGGLTMTDRTSLLHEALPEAVWIYEIDSAAQTVGFQTRRGDFELALPLEPMLGTVGVAPAGSEVFSSLTPERFGGNMDTPEMKVGTTAYFNVNVDGAMFSLGDGHYRQGEGEACGTAVEGAMNSTVIVDLIKGGGPVWPRLENDSHWMIVGSSRPMEDSWRISQVQMIHWLSELFELETMDAYQLLTQISLVPVANVVDTNYSVVTKVSKDLLPQRSAFGGIHADLRERARSLM; encoded by the coding sequence ATGGACGTCGTCGACTTTGTTCCTCAGCGTGATCAGTTCGTCTACACCTTCGGCGGAGCAGCACCCGCCGCCACAATCCGACCCGGCACAGCATTGAGACTGTGGTCCGAGGACGCATTCAACAATGCGATCACCTCGAGGTCAGATGTGCCCAGCAGCAAGCTTGATCCACGGTTCCTCAATCCCCAGACGGGTCCGTTCTATATCGAGGGAGCCGCACCGGGCGACACTCTGGCCGTACACATCGTGGAGCTGACTCCGGCCCGAAGTTGGGGTGCCTCTGCCACGATCCCGTTCTTCGGCGGGCTGACCATGACAGACAGGACCAGCCTTCTCCACGAAGCACTGCCTGAGGCGGTGTGGATCTACGAGATCGATTCGGCGGCGCAGACGGTGGGATTTCAGACACGACGCGGCGATTTTGAGCTGGCACTGCCCCTCGAACCCATGTTGGGCACCGTCGGTGTGGCCCCGGCCGGCAGTGAGGTGTTCTCCTCGCTGACGCCCGAACGGTTCGGCGGCAACATGGACACTCCTGAGATGAAGGTCGGCACTACCGCCTACTTCAACGTCAATGTCGACGGAGCGATGTTCTCCCTCGGAGACGGCCACTACCGGCAAGGCGAGGGAGAGGCGTGCGGGACCGCGGTCGAAGGTGCCATGAACTCAACCGTCATCGTCGACCTCATCAAGGGAGGTGGACCCGTTTGGCCGCGGCTGGAGAACGACAGTCACTGGATGATCGTCGGTTCCTCACGGCCGATGGAAGATTCCTGGAGGATCTCGCAGGTGCAGATGATCCATTGGCTCAGCGAACTCTTTGAGCTGGAGACGATGGATGCCTACCAGCTGCTCACGCAGATCTCCCTAGTACCGGTCGCCAACGTCGTCGACACCAACTACAGCGTCGTGACGAAGGTGTCGAAGGATCTGCTGCCGCAGCGCAGCGCTTTCGGCGGAATCCACGCGGACCTGCGCGAGCGTGCACGGTCGTTGATGTAG
- a CDS encoding SDR family NAD(P)-dependent oxidoreductase codes for MDLKIGGKTAMVTGGTRGIGRAIVEAFHAEGAHVAFCARNAAEVAEVEESLSANARVVGTVLDVRDGDALREWVEATASEFGGIDMVVNSVSALAIPDTEENWHESFNVDMMGTVHLSKAVLPHLENSEVASLISISSVSGREADFASGPYGTMKTAIIGYMAGLALSLADKGIRVNTVSPGNTYHQDGVWPGIEKNDPELFSYALGLNPTGRMGTPEETATSVVFLSSPMSSRTSGANLLIDGALTRGIQF; via the coding sequence ATGGACTTGAAGATCGGTGGGAAGACAGCAATGGTCACTGGAGGTACGCGCGGAATCGGGCGTGCCATCGTGGAGGCGTTCCATGCCGAAGGTGCTCATGTGGCCTTCTGCGCACGGAATGCAGCGGAAGTCGCCGAGGTGGAAGAATCCCTATCCGCGAATGCGCGGGTCGTCGGTACCGTCCTCGACGTCAGAGACGGGGACGCATTGAGGGAGTGGGTTGAAGCCACGGCATCGGAATTCGGCGGAATCGACATGGTCGTCAACAGCGTGAGCGCACTGGCGATCCCCGACACCGAAGAGAACTGGCATGAGTCATTCAACGTCGACATGATGGGAACGGTCCACCTGTCCAAAGCGGTGCTCCCGCACCTGGAGAACAGCGAAGTCGCCTCCCTGATCTCCATCTCGAGCGTCTCGGGACGTGAGGCGGACTTCGCCTCCGGGCCCTACGGGACGATGAAGACCGCGATCATCGGCTACATGGCCGGATTGGCGCTGAGCCTGGCAGACAAGGGCATCAGAGTGAATACGGTGTCACCAGGCAACACCTATCACCAAGATGGTGTGTGGCCGGGGATCGAGAAGAACGATCCCGAATTGTTCTCCTACGCCCTAGGTCTCAACCCGACAGGTCGCATGGGCACACCCGAGGAGACAGCTACGAGCGTTGTGTTCCTGTCGAGCCCGATGTCGAGTCGAACCTCAGGAGCGAATCTCCTGATCGACGGTGCGTTGACGCGCGGGATCCAGTTCTGA
- a CDS encoding amidohydrolase family protein encodes MIYQPNIDLSTITAIDVHTHVEADDHQHTSLDRELLDASAGYFKAPVPRTPTVDDLAAYYRERNMAAVIFTVDARTALGNHPPVSSEMIAEKAAEHNDVLIPFGSVDPLNTAEAIARIHDLATNYGVRGMKFHPSLQGFDPSDRTYYPIYEACAEHGLVTLFHTGQTGIGAGLPGGRGIKLRYSDPMLLDDVAADFPTLTMILAHPSVPWADASISIATHKANVFIDLSGWSPKYFPPQLTRAIGSMLKTKTLFGSDFPLITPERWINDFEGLGIKEEAVPLIMKENAVRVLGL; translated from the coding sequence ATGATCTACCAACCCAATATCGACCTCTCGACGATCACCGCGATCGACGTGCACACGCATGTCGAGGCCGATGATCACCAGCACACCTCGCTGGATCGGGAACTCCTCGACGCCTCGGCGGGGTACTTCAAGGCACCAGTCCCCCGCACGCCCACGGTCGATGACCTTGCCGCGTACTACCGGGAGCGGAACATGGCGGCCGTGATCTTCACAGTCGATGCCAGGACCGCTCTGGGCAATCATCCCCCGGTGTCGTCGGAGATGATCGCGGAGAAGGCCGCCGAGCACAACGACGTCCTCATCCCCTTCGGCTCCGTCGATCCGCTCAACACCGCCGAGGCGATTGCCCGGATCCATGACCTTGCCACGAACTACGGGGTCAGGGGCATGAAGTTCCACCCCAGTCTGCAGGGATTCGATCCCAGCGACCGCACGTACTACCCGATCTACGAAGCCTGCGCCGAACACGGCTTGGTCACGCTCTTCCATACGGGACAGACCGGAATCGGTGCCGGACTGCCGGGCGGACGCGGCATCAAGCTGCGCTACTCGGACCCGATGCTCCTCGACGATGTGGCCGCCGACTTCCCCACGCTGACGATGATCCTCGCGCACCCGTCCGTGCCCTGGGCCGACGCGTCGATTTCGATCGCCACGCACAAGGCCAACGTGTTCATCGACCTCTCCGGATGGTCACCGAAGTACTTCCCACCACAGCTGACGCGCGCCATCGGCTCGATGCTGAAGACGAAGACGCTCTTCGGCTCCGACTTCCCGCTCATCACCCCCGAGCGCTGGATCAACGACTTCGAGGGCCTGGGCATCAAGGAGGAAGCCGTGCCGCTGATCATGAAGGAGAACGCCGTGCGGGTGCTGGGGTTGTGA
- a CDS encoding 3-hydroxyacyl-CoA dehydrogenase NAD-binding domain-containing protein produces MSETLTVAILGTGVIGAAWATGFLAAGHSVTAFDPAEGAETRLRAQVGSNLEVTGEADITSAMERLHFVGSLAEAVADADFVQENGPERLDIKQSMLAEADAAAPATAIIASSTSGFAPSELAAKATKIPERIVVGHPFNPAHLVPLVELVPTPATPAEVVERGLEIYRSIGKKPILVRAELPGHVTNRLQAALWQEAYSLVDRGMVSVEDIDTAISYGPGLRWAILGPLVQQGLSGGPGGMRHVLEHLGPPQEVWMRDLGQVHLGEELTDKLVAGVDDELEGKDPVLMAKQRDEMLLELIALKRKYGELP; encoded by the coding sequence ATGAGTGAGACGCTCACAGTCGCGATCCTCGGCACCGGTGTCATCGGAGCCGCGTGGGCGACGGGATTCCTCGCTGCCGGACACTCGGTCACCGCCTTCGACCCGGCCGAGGGTGCCGAAACCAGATTACGTGCTCAGGTCGGGTCCAACCTCGAGGTGACAGGGGAAGCTGACATCACCTCGGCGATGGAGCGCCTGCACTTCGTTGGATCATTGGCCGAGGCTGTCGCCGATGCTGATTTCGTGCAGGAAAACGGTCCCGAGCGCCTCGACATCAAACAGTCCATGCTCGCCGAAGCCGATGCGGCAGCACCCGCCACCGCGATCATCGCCTCGTCAACGTCCGGATTCGCGCCGAGCGAGCTGGCAGCGAAGGCGACGAAGATTCCTGAGCGGATCGTCGTCGGACACCCCTTCAACCCGGCTCACCTGGTTCCCCTCGTCGAACTCGTGCCGACACCGGCCACTCCCGCCGAGGTGGTCGAGCGTGGGCTCGAAATCTACCGGTCGATCGGGAAGAAGCCTATCCTCGTACGTGCCGAACTGCCCGGGCATGTCACGAACCGTCTGCAGGCGGCTCTGTGGCAGGAGGCGTATTCGCTCGTCGACCGTGGCATGGTCTCTGTCGAGGACATCGATACGGCGATCTCTTACGGCCCCGGTCTGCGCTGGGCGATCCTCGGTCCCCTCGTGCAGCAGGGACTCTCCGGCGGACCGGGCGGTATGCGGCACGTGCTCGAACACCTGGGGCCACCACAGGAAGTGTGGATGCGTGACCTGGGGCAGGTCCACCTCGGCGAGGAATTGACCGACAAGCTCGTCGCCGGTGTCGACGATGAACTCGAGGGCAAGGATCCGGTGCTTATGGCCAAGCAGCGCGACGAGATGTTGCTCGAACTCATCGCCCTCAAACGCAAGTACGGGGAACTGCCGTAG
- a CDS encoding acetoacetate--CoA ligase, producing MSTIIREVPSDALETSRIGDFLGWVNAKFGYSFTGWDELYQWSITDIEDFWESVWEYFGVQSHTPYSSVLEERVMPHARWFTGATLNYAEHSFGSSAQADDVAVTAVSQTREDSTLTFAALRAEVARVRAGLVSLGVKKGDRVVGYLPNQPEALVAFLASASIGAIWASCAPEFGTQSVIDRFSQVEPTVLLAISGYMYGNKAVDRTGELAEVAAALPSLSHLVTVDYGEFSLDHDSREAFTSGSGLDHAIDVVDYAGLGATSAGTDGGATSAELEFEAVPFDHPLFILFSSGTTGKPKAIVHSHGGILLETLKNHALHFDLGPGSQFCWFSTTAWMMWNTLVGGLLLGSGIVMIDGNPNYPDPKELWRIAANTKATLMGVAPGAIMSARRAGFNPTEEFDLSAVSQFGAAGAPLPAEGYEWVMDQFGQDVLLNVGCGGTDVCTGILQASPLTPVYSGEMSGVSLGFAATAFDASGKEVRDDLGELVFTQPVPSMPVTFWGPEGDARYEAAYFDKYPGVWRHGDWAKFTTDGGVVVTGRSDATLNRGGVRLGTADFYSVLDTFAEVADALVIHLEDPNGGMGELVLFVQTEDGVTFTDELSGRIRTELKSRLSPRHAPDEVVPVTRIPLGRTGKKLEVPVKRIVQGAAAESVASAGALQDPRSLDEYVDYARARKAKVDA from the coding sequence ATGTCGACAATCATCCGCGAGGTTCCCTCCGACGCTCTCGAGACCAGCCGCATCGGTGACTTCCTCGGCTGGGTCAATGCCAAGTTCGGCTACTCGTTCACCGGGTGGGACGAGCTCTATCAGTGGTCGATCACTGACATCGAGGACTTCTGGGAATCAGTCTGGGAGTACTTCGGCGTCCAGTCCCACACTCCGTATAGTTCGGTGCTCGAGGAACGGGTCATGCCGCACGCCCGTTGGTTCACAGGCGCGACGCTCAACTACGCCGAGCATTCCTTCGGCTCTTCTGCACAGGCTGACGATGTGGCCGTGACTGCGGTGTCTCAGACCCGTGAGGACTCCACGCTGACGTTCGCCGCGCTGCGCGCCGAGGTGGCCCGCGTCCGCGCCGGGCTCGTGTCCTTGGGTGTGAAGAAGGGTGACCGAGTCGTCGGGTATCTGCCCAACCAGCCCGAGGCACTCGTCGCGTTCCTCGCCTCGGCGAGCATCGGGGCGATCTGGGCCAGTTGTGCCCCCGAGTTCGGCACGCAGTCCGTCATCGACCGCTTCAGCCAGGTCGAACCGACGGTACTTCTCGCGATCTCCGGGTACATGTATGGCAACAAGGCCGTCGACCGCACAGGCGAACTCGCCGAGGTGGCCGCCGCCCTCCCGAGCTTGTCCCACCTCGTGACCGTCGACTACGGTGAGTTCAGCCTCGATCACGACTCACGCGAGGCGTTCACGTCCGGGTCGGGACTCGACCACGCGATCGACGTTGTCGATTATGCGGGACTCGGGGCAACCTCGGCGGGCACGGACGGTGGAGCCACCTCGGCGGAATTGGAATTCGAGGCTGTGCCGTTCGACCATCCGCTGTTCATCCTTTTCTCCTCGGGCACGACGGGCAAGCCGAAGGCCATCGTCCACAGCCACGGCGGCATCCTGCTCGAGACGTTGAAGAATCACGCCCTGCACTTCGACCTGGGTCCGGGCAGCCAGTTCTGCTGGTTCTCCACGACCGCGTGGATGATGTGGAACACGCTCGTCGGCGGGCTGCTCCTCGGGTCGGGAATCGTCATGATCGACGGCAACCCGAACTATCCGGACCCGAAGGAACTCTGGCGCATCGCGGCGAACACGAAGGCCACGCTCATGGGGGTGGCGCCCGGGGCAATCATGTCCGCGCGCAGGGCCGGGTTCAACCCCACCGAGGAGTTCGACCTGTCCGCGGTCTCCCAGTTCGGAGCCGCCGGCGCACCACTGCCTGCCGAGGGCTACGAGTGGGTCATGGACCAGTTCGGCCAGGACGTGCTGCTCAACGTGGGCTGCGGCGGCACCGATGTATGCACCGGCATCCTCCAGGCCTCCCCGCTGACCCCGGTCTACTCCGGTGAGATGTCGGGAGTCTCCCTCGGCTTCGCCGCCACCGCCTTCGATGCGTCGGGCAAAGAGGTCCGCGATGACCTGGGCGAGCTCGTCTTCACCCAGCCGGTGCCGTCGATGCCGGTGACGTTCTGGGGCCCCGAGGGTGATGCCCGCTATGAGGCCGCGTACTTCGACAAGTACCCCGGCGTCTGGCGCCACGGCGACTGGGCGAAGTTCACCACCGATGGTGGGGTCGTGGTCACTGGCCGCTCGGATGCCACGCTCAATCGGGGCGGGGTGCGGTTGGGCACCGCGGATTTCTATTCGGTCCTCGACACCTTCGCCGAGGTGGCCGATGCCCTGGTCATCCACCTCGAGGATCCCAATGGCGGGATGGGCGAACTCGTCCTCTTCGTCCAGACCGAGGACGGGGTGACGTTCACTGACGAGTTGTCGGGTCGGATTCGGACCGAGTTGAAGTCGCGCCTGTCCCCCAGGCATGCCCCGGACGAGGTCGTGCCGGTGACCCGGATTCCGCTGGGACGCACGGGCAAAAAGCTCGAGGTCCCGGTCAAACGCATCGTCCAGGGCGCGGCCGCCGAGTCGGTGGCGAGCGCCGGAGCATTGCAGGACCCGCGGTCACTCGATGAGTATGTGGACTACGCGCGGGCACGGAAAGCGAAGGTGGACGCATGA